The Triticum urartu cultivar G1812 chromosome 5, Tu2.1, whole genome shotgun sequence genome contains the following window.
atataaaaaatactcagcggaagaaattcaccaaggggcataccttgcccacgagggtgggggcacgccctacccccctgggcgcgccccctacctcgtgggccccctggtggccctccggtggccatcttctgctatatgaagtctttcgatgggaaaaaataataagccatctttttggacgaaactccgccgccacgaggcggaaccaatctagggctttggcggagttgttctgccggggaaacttccctcccgaagggggaaatcattgccatcgtcatcaccaacgctcctctcatcgggagagggcaatctccatcaacatattcatcagcaccatctcctctcaaaaccctagttcatctcttgtatccaattcttgtctccaagtccgggattggtgctagtaggttgctagtagtgttaattactccttgtagttgatgctagttggtttaattggtggaagatcatatgttcagatcctatatgcatattaatacccctctgattatgaacatgtttatgctttgtgagtagttacttttgttcctgaggacatgggagaagtcttgctattagtagtcatgtgaatttggtattcgttcgatattttgatgagatgtatgttgtctctcctctagtggtgttatgtgaacgtcgactacatgacacttcaccattgtttgggcctagaggaaggcattggggagtaataagtagatgatgggttgctagagtgacagaagcttaaaccctagtttatgcgttgcttcgtaaggggctgatttggatccatatgcttcatgctatggttaggtttaccttaatacttttgttgtagttgcggatgcttgcaatagaggttaatcataagtgggatgcttttccaagtaagggcagtacccaagcaccggtccacccacataccaaactatcaaagtaccgaacgcgaatcaattgagcgtgatgaaaactagcttgacgatattcccatgtgtcctcgggagcgcttttctctatataagagtttgtccaggcttgtcctttgctacaaaaaggattgggccaccttgctgcactttgttacttgttgctcattacaaattatcctatcacaaaactatctgttaccacttatttcagtacttgcagagaagacttgttggaaaccgcttatcatttccttctgctccttgttgggttcgacactcttacttatcgaaaggactacgatagattccctatacttgtgggtcgtcaatttagcggcattgttggatgaagcagcccagaccgacattacgcgtacgcttacgcgagactggttctaccgacgtgcttcgcacacaggtggctagtgggtgtctgtttctccagctttagttgaatcagattcaatgaacagggttctttctgaagatcaaaaagcaatcactataccacgttgtggtttatgatgcgtaggtaagaacggttcttgttcagcccgtagcaaccacgtaaaacttgcaacaacaaagtagaggatgctaacttgtttttgcagggcatgttgtgatgttatatggtcaagacatgatgctaaattttattgtatgagatgatcatgttttgtcacatagttatcggcaactggcaggagccatatggttatcgctttattgtatgaaatgcaatcgccatgtaattgctttactttatcactaagcggtagcgatagtcgtagaagcaatagttggcgagacgacaatgatgcttcgatggagatcaaggtgtcaagccggtgacgatggtgatcatgacagtgctttggagatggacatcaaaggcacaagatgatgatggccatatcatatcacttatattgattgcatgtgatgtttatcctttatgcatcttattttgcttagttcggcggtagcattataagatgatctctcactaaatttcaaggtataagtgttctccctgagtatgcaccgttgctacagttcgtcgtgccgagacaccacgtgatgatcgggtgtgataagctctacgttcacttacaacgggtgcaagccatttttgcacatgccgaatactcgggttaaacttgacgatcctagcatatgcagatattgcctcggaacactagagaccgaaaggtcgagcgtgaatcatatagtagatatgatcaacatagtgatgttcatcattgaaaactactccatctcacgtgatgatcggacatggtttagttgatatggatcacgtgatcacttagatgattatagagatgtctatctaagtgggagttcttaagtaatttgattaattgaactttaatttatcatgaacttagtacctgaatgcatttatgtgcataattcaaatttgaactacatgcacatgctctagtgcatataaattggttgaaaaatcaaatctgtgtccttgggtgcatgcttaggtcccatgcaagaaatgggaatgaatttcaaacaccagggcaccgttgattaccggcaaaacattgagatgcctcatttttaaattctagtaaatccaaaactcgtatgaaattcatgaaacttggcatgcttatCATAGAGCTGCATCAACATGTCGTGTTAAAAAtatgtcccatttggggtaggttcgggtatatgcttctcacaatccagagcttctcacaacaagcatgatggtttcggtagggaacgtcccacctttggggatgaaacaatatccattgcctcttattgctttcaaaaaaattgtcatgtcaacatagaacaacaagagtgttgtgtcaatttttgggatttttcggggttcgtttggacatttttatgcattaactgagttttcaatgcatttatgtgcataattcaaatttgaactacatgcacatgctccagtgcatataaattggttgaaaaatcaaatatgtgtccttgggtgcatgcttaggtccaatgcaagaaatgggaatgaatttcaaacactagtgcaccgttgattgccggcaaaacattgagatgcctcatttttaaattctagtaaatccaaaactcgtctgaaattcatgaaacttggcatgctatcatggagcggcatcaacatgtcatggtgaaaattttgtcccatttggggcaggttcgggtataagcttctcacaaaccagagcttctcacaacaagcatgatggtttcgatagggaacgtaccacctttggtgacgggacaatatccgttgcctcttattgctttcaaaaaatttctagggtcaacatagaacaacaggagtgttgtgttcaatcttggaatttccGGGGTTCGTTCGACCCTTtgtatacattaactgggttttctaggcattttatgtgcataattcaaatttgaactacaagcacatgctccaatgcaccaaagttggttgaaaagtcacatgtgtgtccttgggtgaatttctaggtcccaggcaagagatgggaatgaaattcaaacaccatggcactgttgattgctggcaaaacattgagatgtctggttttgacattctagtaaatccaaaactcgtatgaaattcatgaaacttggcatgctatcatggagcgggaTCAACATGCCGTGgcaaaaattttgtcccatttggagcaggttcgggtataagcttctcacaaaccggagcttctcacaacaagcatgatggtttcggtagggaacgtaccacctttggggacgggacgatatccgttgcctcttattgctttcaaaaaaattctagtgtcaacatagaacaacaggagtgttgtgttcaatcttggaattttttggggtcCGTTTGGCCTTTTCtatgcattaactgggttttctatgcattttatatgcataattcaaatttgaactacaagcacatgctccaatgcactaaggttggttgaaaaatcacatgtgtgtccttgggtgaatttctaggtcccatgcaagagatgggaatgaagttcaaacaccagggcactgttgattgccggcaaaatgttgagatgcctggttcttaaattctagtaaatccaaaactcgtatgaaattcatgaaacttggcatgctatcatggggcggcatcaacatgccgtgttaaaaaatttgtcccatttggggcagatacgggtatatgcttctcacaaaccagagcttctcataacaagcgtgatggtttcggtagggaacgtcccacctttgggtacgaaatgatatccattgcctcttattgctttcaaaatatttcttgtgtcaacatagaataacaggagttttgtgtcaatttttgggatttttctgggttcgtttggacatttttatgcattaactgagttttcaatgcatttatgtgcataattcaaatttgaactacatgcacatgctccagtgcatataaattggttgaaaaattaaatatgtgtccttgggtgcatgcttaggtcccatgcaagaaatgggaatgaatttcaaacaccagggcaccgttgattgccgacaaaacattgagatgcactcatttttaaattctagtaaatccaaaactcgtatgaaattcatgaaacttggcatgcttatCATAGAGCTGCATCAACATGTCGtgttaaaaaatttgtcccatttggggcaggttcgggtatatgcttctcgcaaaccagagcttctcacaacaagcatgatggtttcggtagggaacgtcccacctggGTACGAAataatatccattgcctcttattgctttcaaaaaatttctcgtgtcaacatagaacaacaggagtgttgtgtcaatttttgtgattttttggggttcttttggacatttttatgcattaactgagttttcaatgcatttatgtgcataattcaaatttgaactacatgcacatgctccagtgcatataaattggttgacaaatcaaatctgtgtccttgggtgcatgcttaggtcccatgcaagaaacgagaatgaatttcaaacaccagggcaccgttgattgccgacaaaacattgagatgcccggtttttaaattctagtaaatccaaaactcgtctgaaattcatgaaacttggcatgctatcatggaatggcacccgacatgatgtggtatttttcgtgtccattttgagagaaggcgcactcgaataatgacagccaacaaaggcattttgaaaaaatatctgccactttaatatctcaaacgtttgtataattcaaactgtgtgtgttctgttaaccattcacgtgacgccatgtgtcttggttttaatggttgtaggagatgccgtgcggacaactgcttgaccttgactgaacaggaggcgtgcgagcacAGTCCAGTGCGCAGACTGACCGAGAGGcatgcaagctgtcctccaatgcgcaggctcaccgggaagcgtgcgagctgtacgttgcgcaggctcactgggaagcgagccctttgaatTCCATGGTCACCCGCCTTCCTCTCCAATAATGACGCCCGAGCCGCTGTTTAATATgggcggccttactgttcgcctcaCATTCCCCTCCCCCTGCAGACCTCCACCGCCATGGCacagaatgatcatctgccactagtcttcaagtttggtgaagtcgactccgagccgggggagatagaaaataaggaggaatggggcctcatggacatggcccagaacgagctggccgcggcggttgctgcccccgctcctGTCCAGCTCCCATCCCAGCGCCCGTGTCAGCGACCATCCCtgtagcattgacgggctggtcgccgagcactatcacagagctggaagccgcgggTGTCAGCGAGGTCTTTGCGGACCCGCgtgagctcgtgtacatgccagcgccagcgcccgtgcccgtgcgcgcccctccacccaccgtggcgCCGGCCCCCATGCGTTTAGCTGCACCCGCTGCCCCTGtgtgcgcccctccacccaccgcggtGCCGGTCCCCGTGcatttggctgcacccgccgcgcccatgcccgtgcccccccccctcagcggcatgggacgctgccgtcgaccgctacctctcagcggtGCCAGTTGCCGTCCTTCCGCGCCCTGCCCATTGATCgcgcgacgacatgatgtttgatttacaagtgaagaatattttgtgctgccttgaagacttcaacaacggcatCCCTGAGGACAACAACGACAACGACGGCGCGacacgccgcctccgccgccgtcggaaatagtttttttggggtctaatactgtatctcgaattctcgatcatatgaatataaattcgcagtgtgactgaatgaaagatatggtttgaacgaacttgtgtttttctctcttaatgtacagacttatcaaatgatttattttttaaaaaacgtcaacggtttttaaatataaaacactcatcgcaaacattttagttagaacactcgtatgcaaaccgacagcttccccaggaagccaaggcaaaatgtgtcgagcaggatttctgcatcccttcaacgcaaacggttgttttgcatgacccgtgtgcaaccatgTATAAaaaattgggtaagatttgcatatctgtcattttgggtatgttgctatttctcaaactggaaagattggcATTTgcttatctagtaacattgccatttgtcaaccttgtaacactgcgatttgtcaaaatatgcagctacaaatcactagcactatctaatttttgtaactaaaatcactagcactgttcatatggacaccactagcaggtGTGAGTTCATGGaggcatatgcaaatgtaccattgattacatacaacaagtcatcaacccacaatgacaacgaggatacacgttgaattatagatcatttccaacaaaacattctagtaaagtttttctcacacaacaaataacaaagcggTGAAATGAACTTCACCTCAACCACTCGTCGGtgttggaaatgcttgctttgaaccagaagtgattctctgggaagggccagctactgtcaatctcgagaccaatacaggactgatcatccaggctgaagcgccCTATTTCAATACCGTTATTgggacggtagggaagcatagtaatgtccgaggtatagatatagttgcttctcataaatggtagtaacattgtgtcaatagcagctggatcgccttccaccatcattgaatagttttgtccaaggaagagcgagttttctccaagactttcaacactgaaccagggagaaggtgttggagccagtacactagtatccatcccgaataccctgcaatggatgttggaataggtccggagagtgcgaccatacgagacaacacctgcttccttagtaacatcagcagtgccccgtatacagacaagaagaggtgatccatcggaataagttgccaggcgccactgagtatatgggtcctgcttgTCCTCACACTCGTGAATAAAAtattcaagtataggtggtggaatgttcacaggaccttggaaacacaagaaggttaattggtaaagggaaactagctaacccgcatgcatgtggatgaaacaattataattacggtggaagacaaacgtaccgaaatcatgaggattccatgcaaaaacagtgccacgagtggtggcagcaaacacaagaccctcgtattgaattgcatcacagtactcatccgtgtatagcaactgatttttgagcaatatccatcgagtcgaaccatgaaggatggcaacaagcttgtcgaagatagcgacaacataagcatccctataaccccaagagcggttgggaactcaacaaattgctatcttccatagacgacggtcagcatgatcgtatttgaactcgTGTAGAATACCAGTGTACTCAACCTCTAGGCAGTCGTCTGAGATTTTTTGAAGTGGAACctggtgacgagtgtacacattcacaagttcccactcgcagttgtacccaatataaacaacccaatctccatttgcgcctgcccaagccttgtcatcaagcgatggcatcttaacatcatatgtatcattatcaagcggcatcaacttacacaaggcgaggcttccctcgtccccgcgccagtcagcagggtcacgacgaagaagataggggagatcaaaccactcctgaacccttgggttccttgtgatgatgttattagttgagtcgagaatggtcttgaacgaacctgccatgctagccaaggtgatgacattgcaccgatcaatgagttcctccaccacgtcatcattcaaattggggcaagaataacagggtcattttcggcttgttccctccatggagaagacgatcaaacaatggcagaaggaagggtgaaggcaaatggaggagggagtaAGAGCTAGCATGCGACAACAGTTCCAACTCGAGAGGGAAATGCGaggagtcggtggacggttgccacggtacacgaagaggcgcctggGGAGCGAATGGTTGCCACaaaggtcacacactgacgacaacggccgagtgaaccgcatgcaatcccatcgcacaacacacacgttttgttaagttgaaccatttctgttctcttgtgtcaacgcaaacagttcatctgagtgaaccgcgtgtcctatatcgcacacaccttgatctggctaaccgtttcttttgtgttgcctaatcacaaacagatcatccgagtgaaccatatgttgtatatcgcacacactttcatctggttgcccatttcttttgtgttgcctaatcacaaacagttcatccgagtgaaccgtatgctgtgtatcgcacatgccttcatctggctgcccgtttcttttgttcctcctcatcgcaaacagttaattgaactgaactgtatgcccttcatcgcacacgcaactaaaatctaaaccgtgtttgatgcatcctccatcgcaaacattttcACCTTTTTGACAGTTTTCATACACCACcatttgtgattattgcatcgcacacagtttctcgaagggtctctgatcgtagtgtcgcgttagcagcatcctgcagtagtgacaCTTAACGTTCGTTGGCAGTATAGTATTATGTGagttggtgactgaatgttgttcggagtcccggatgagatcacggacatgatgaagAGCTCCGGAATGGTatggaggtaaagattgatatatatagGACGATGCTATTTGGTCACTAGAAAGGTTTTGGAATGTACCGGATAATCATCGGATCGAAGccccgggaggttaatgggccatatgggccaaacaaggggagcacaccagcccacaaggggctggcgtGCCCCTCCTCTGGCCGCAGCCCTTGGGGAGAAAAGGAAGGGGGGAGTCAGCCTCCCCTTGCCTTCCCTCtcctcccctttcctttcccccgaGTGCAAATAAGGAAGGGGGCGCCATAGGGCAGGCACCCAAGGGGGCCGGCGGCCACCTTGGGGCGCACCCTGGCTGCCTCCCctccccccacctatatatatatgagagggAGGGGGCGCCACACATCCCACGACAATCCacaagccgtgtgcggcgcccctatCCCCGGTTTCATCCTCCGTCTAGTTTTCTGCAGTGCACGGCAAAGCCCTGCGGAACAAGTTCACCACCACtgtcacgctgtcgtgctgccggtactcatctactacttcgtcTGTCTTGTTGGATAAATAAGGcaaggacgtcatcgagctaaacgtgtgctgaacgcggaggtgccatacgttcggtacttgatcggttggaccgtgaaggtgtacgactacatcaaccgtgttgataTATGCTTCCTCTCTAtagtctacgagggtatgtagacatactctcccctctcttagctatgcatctccatggatagatcttgcgtgtgcgtagagtttttgttgttttccatgcaacattCCCCAACACCCCAATCCCCAACACACTCAAGCACATGATTCCGTAAACTGTATGCGATCGGGGGTCTAAATCATGTGCATTGCCCCTATTGTGTACTTTACATGGGCCACAAGCTATTTAAACTTACTTGGACtgatgtaaccctagcccccatACACCTATATAAGAGGAGGTAGGGGCCTCCCAAGTTGGCATCCATGGGATCTTAGAGATCCGACCTACACATCTCCCATACGAAACACCATAATACAATCAGACAAGTGAGTAGGGTATTACTCACCTTGatggcctgaacctgggtaaattgtTCATCTTGTGTGCATATAATCTTCCCCTCCATGTGTATCATCCCATGACTATAATATGTCAATATGCAAGTCGGCGGGCTGCCAGAATTTACACTAACATTCATCTTCATTGAGCATGGCGGTCTTGAGGGAATTGGCAACAGCGGTGAGCCACTTGGTTTGCCCATTCAATTTCAACCAACAATGCATATAGATGAACTACTTCTTCTCCATCTTCGCGTAAAAGTTGCACACATGCCCTAGGCTAGCAAAAAGGAAGATAGTGAGTGGACGACAAGTTGCAACAAGCCAAAAATCGATGAAATGATCAACGTATAGAGCAACAAGCAACAAAACTTATGAGCTCTGGCACTCCACCTGGCCACCCAGTTTTCACTTGATTGTAGATGCCACAAAACTTGTTGATGTGCTGAATGGTGTATTATCGATTGGTGAGCAACTTCACATTGGTTGATGGATCGCTTCTTTCTAGTACCGACCGTAGTGCTTTCGCTCGTGAAACCATACATGCACGCCATGCCAAAACACCGAGCCCCTTTGCGATCCATGCCTTGAAATGCGTCGACACTACATGCCAATCATGTGGTACACAACAATTTGTCCTTCTTTGGGGAGAAATTTAGTCCCCTATGATTCTTCTTTGGTTCGGCATCTAGTGCCCACTGCTCATATGAATCTATGTCCGCCTACTAGGTGTATGGCGGCTGGGTACATGTCTGCTGGGAATCCGATTGCGGTTGTTCCTTCTAATGGGAGACatccacttgtccatcttcatagCTACCTCCATCGTGGATGATGTTCATTGCTGCCTCGTCGGCCTCCTCTGTCCCGCTAGGATGAGGCATTTCGACAAACAGTGACCGGGCACCGACGAACGAGCGTCCACAACCGGCATCCGTGACCAGCCAAACCCCGGTGACTGCGACTCTGGGAAGGCGAAGTTGGCATTGAGGTCGACGATGAACGAGACTCGATGGACGGCCGCAAGGGAGGACGCGGACTGTTGCGGCGATTGCTGCGCACTGAATTGCTGGGAGGCAAAGTAATAGGGCAACTTGAATTGGGGCAGCCACAGTGGCGGCGCGCTTTGCTAGATGAGGAACTGGATGTAGGTGCACCACCtgtctttcttcttctttgccTTTTGGCGGTGGGTGTTGCGTTCCGCGGACGCGGCCACCACCGATGGGTCCTTTGACATCGGCGTGGATGCATGGGAAAGGGCGGGGTTTGGCACGAAAACAGTTGTGGATGTCCAAATATGTGGGTTGTGGGTGGGATTTTTGGGTGGGCCCGATGGGCCGGAGTCCGACATGGTGGATGTCCGAACGCCCTTAAACATTCCCTATCTCTGGTGTCTTTTTTTGTGATTTCGGACATCGGGACCGGTCTGAACAAATTTGATGATCGGCGTTAAATGGCAAAGAATGTTCAGATTATCCGGTTCAAACATTTAGAAACGATTTGGCGGACCCTACCCTAAGAAGATGAGATTTTTTTTTTCGAATCATAGTGACAAAGGTGGGTATTTCAGTCATACACTCGTACCACTGGCGTGTGGGCTCCATCCGTCGGCTGACTCGGCAGTCCACGTGCGCATCCGAGTAGATAAAGCTTAGCTATAAATCCGGACGGGCTCGCGTCGCGTGCCCGGCCGGCAAACCGCGACCGATCGAACAACCCGAACCGCCTGCCACCGCAGCAGCGGCAAATCCGAGcacgccggcggcggcggcggcagcacggCGCGGGGCCGGCTTCACCGCACGCGCGCGGCTCTCGTGCCGTGCGCGCCTCGACCTCCCCCCGCTTTCCCCAGGCGCCGGGAGGCGGATCGTGGTGGGATTCGGGTGCGGGTCAAAAGGCCGGGGATTTGAGGAAAATGGCGGTGCGGGCGGGGTGGGTGGTGGCGGTGGCgcgggggtcggcggcggcgtggcAGCGCGTGGCGTGCAACCCGGAGACGCTCCCGCCCGACCGCGTCCTCGCGCTCATCTTCTGCGGGCCGCTCCACCTCCTCGCGCGCCTCGCCGCCTGCCTCTGCGTCCCCCTCCTCGCCGCCAGCGCCCCCTTCCGCTTcgcctcccctcgccgccgccgccggatgcTCCTGCTCCCGGCCCCCGAGCTGTTGCTAGCTCCGtactccccctccccctcctcctcctcctcatcgtccgacgaggatgacgacgacggCGACTACGGCGGCACTGAGGACGGGGGCGGCATCAGCCCTCACGTCGATTGAGGTACACGGCTGCTCATTCACTGCTTTTGAGCTCATGCCTGATTGCTTATCGCGTACTAGTAAATTAGCTTGGAATAGCTTTGTTGTGCTCCTGTTATGGAAATGGTTTGTGCAGTGCGTGAATTCTGAATAATCTGTACCTCCATAAGCAATGAACATCAAAATTCAGGATGGGCAGTGTGGCTACTACCCGAACCTGATGGATTTTATTTTGGGGAATTCAACCGCATCACAACTGTTCCTTGTAATGTTTTAAACATAGCTCTTCAAGTAAGATCTGGTGTCCTTTtcgaaagaaagaaaaaactcAATCCTATGTATCAGTTCTGGGCATGTGGTCATTTGACAGTATGGCTTATAAGACGCTAAAGTTTGGATGCTACAAAGCGCTAGTATATCTTGAGGAGGTGGATCATATAGCACCATGCCTGGAATTCTGCTGATGTTTGCCTGATATAGAAATCGTTGAGTTGTGGTGTTATTGTGCATTTTCATTGTTTACTCTGCTTTTGATCATATTTCAGATTTGAATGCGGCGTCACTGAGTTGCACACCtgatttagtcagtctacatgatcAAGTTATCGCCATTAAAACAAACATAGTAGTTTAGTTGCCCATCTAGGAGTTGCATTTGCAAGTTGGTGTCCAACAAACCTTGGATTCTGAACGGACAAGGTGACTCTGGAGTCTACACGCACTCATTTTCCAAGGTCGTGAACTTAGTCATGAGAATATCGATTCTTGAGAGAAGTCTTGCATAAAAAACGTGCTGTGCATTGTTGTTCCAAGAC
Protein-coding sequences here:
- the LOC125511052 gene encoding uncharacterized protein LOC125511052; this encodes MAVRAGWVVAVARGSAAAWQRVACNPETLPPDRVLALIFCGPLHLLARLAACLCVPLLAASAPFRFASPRRRRRMLLLPAPELLLAPYSPSPSSSSSSSDEDDDDGDYGGTEDGGGISPHVD